One window of Nicotiana tomentosiformis chromosome 11, ASM39032v3, whole genome shotgun sequence genomic DNA carries:
- the LOC104113858 gene encoding F-box protein At5g07610-like, whose translation MSETSLNGISGDRSVDFPASGTEITGNADLLTEILLRLPPKSLLRSQTVCKYWFSLISSQSFRRLQCQRKHSSGKVDGLFFCWWVYGNDHLEFIPFNGMPKTQMNMIPLAFKNLATCTTSKLQSLHSCNGLFCINFNLGAENQVCYVYNPSTNQHRLIPLPDTKPCEIMVMNMAFDPMVSDSYRIVCVMKSNGIYEFYVYSSQSGIWKDSKEILDIKQYFLAQGVFLNGCMHWVSEGGLFIRFDLDSLCFKTMPSTVILNGLLKRNIRYFGQSGGHLHLIEVQNFSSMNFEVLELGSDYRQWFVKYRVDLSALHIAYPLMLSEELDLLDVNRRTCNIVSVIVDDKEQTSRFLVSMPEVIIEYDARRMTIKEVADLGTAKIPVMWEDVSVFEWYDTHQYVETMACV comes from the coding sequence ATGTCGGAAACTTCCTTAAATGGAATCTCCGGTGATCGGTCGGTAGATTTTCCGGCATCAGGCACCGAAATCACCGGAAATGCTGATCTTTTGACAGAGATTCTCCTCCGGTTACCCCCAAAATCCCTTTTGCGATCCCAAACCGTCTGTAAATACTGGTTTTCCCTTATTTCAAGCCAAAGTTTCCGACGACTTCAGTGCCAGAGAAAACACAGTTCCGGAAAAGTTGATGGACTCTTTTTCTGCTGGTGGGTTTATGGAAATGACCATTTGGAGTTCATCCCTTTCAATGGCATGCCTAAAACACAAATGAATATGATTCCTTTAGCATTCAAGAATCTTGCCACGTGTACAACTTCAAAGCTTCAATCTTTACATTCTTGTAATGGATTGTTCTGTATTAACTTCAACTTGGGTGCTGAAAATCAAGTATGCTATGTTTATAATCCCAGTACAAATCAGCATAGGTTGATTCCACTTCCAGATACAAAGCCTTGTGAGATTATGGTAATGAATATGGCTTTTGATCCTATGGTTTCTGATAGTTATAGAATTGTATGTGTGATGAAATCAAATGGGATTTATGAATTTTATGTATATTCATCACAATCTGGAATTTGGAAAGATTCTAAGGAGATATTGGATATAAAGCAATACTTTTTAGCTCAGGGTGTGTTCTTGAATGGCTGTATGCATTGGGTTAGTGAAGGTGGGTTGTTTATAAGGTTCGATTTGGATTCTTTgtgctttaaaactatgcctagcacTGTAATTCTTAATGGCTTGTTGAAAAGGAATATAAGGTATTTTGGGCAGTCTGGTGGACATTTGCATCTTATTGAGGTACAAAATTTTAGTTCAATGAATTTTGAAGTTCTCGAGTTGGGGAGTGATTATCGTCAGTGGTTTGTGAAGTATCGTGTTGATCTTAGTGCTCTGCATATTGCATATCCACTGATGTTgagtgaagaacttgatttactAGATGTGAATCGTCGAACGTGCAATATTGTATCTGTTATTGTCGATGACAAGGAACAGACATCAAGATTTTTGGTAAGCATGCCAGAGGTTATTATTGAATATGATGCTCGTCGTATGACTATCAAGGAGGTTGCTGATTTAGGGACAGCGAAGATCCCGGTCATGTGGGAAGATGTTTCGGTGTTTGAATGGTATGACACCCACCAATATGTTGAGACAATGGCTTGTGTCTGA